The following proteins are encoded in a genomic region of Diabrotica virgifera virgifera chromosome 1, PGI_DIABVI_V3a:
- the LOC126891103 gene encoding uncharacterized protein LOC126891103: MTPEHNVRKTQYAVTCNIDEECEKVLNIQCHDCAASSGGCKHSIALLMWLHRRSEEPSPTEVACYWAKSKLSKVGTSVKYLTLKDFRAQEELSSDEESSLFLQEVVNQGLEHNVESQLLKHFKPNRILQHLGLHQLMLNFVSRNDFLEMALNFSEFLELCYQEMDPQLCSEAAAITIEQSNSGLWFDLRYARITASKIYDAAHCKKSDDSLVNQILGVTKLPATEAMSRGKSLEDAVIKAIEKKLKMKLSHIGLQLNHRHPIFGASPDAISEEFVVEIKCPQSEKTICNYLTKNMEITAKYKAHVQLQMFLCKKQKALFCVADPNFEENLKFFDIWVPYDEEYIKMLMDAAENFWQHNIFTHLCNSFKK; encoded by the exons ATGACACCTGAACACAATGTGAGGAAAACACAATATGCTGTAACTTGCAATATTGATGAGGAATGTGAAAAGGTGTTAAATATTCAGTGCCATGACTGTGCTGCCTcttcag GTGGGTGTAAGCATTCCATAGCACTCTTGATGTGGCTTCACAGAAGGAGTGAAGAACCTTCTCCAACTGAAGTTGCTTGTTACTGGGCAAAGAGTAAACTTTCCAAAGTTGGAACTTCGGTTAAATACCTAACTTTGAAGGATTTTAGAGCACAAGAAGAACTGAGCTCAGATGAAGAAAGCTCACTCTTTTTACAGGAAGTTGTGAACCAAGGACTAGAACATAATGTTGAGAGTCAGCTATTGAAACACTTCAAGCCTAACAGAATTTTGCAACATCTTGGACTACATCAATTGATGTTAAATTTTGTTAGTAGAAATGATTTTTTGGAAATGGCACTGAATTTTTCAGAATTTCTAGAACTTTGTTATCAGGAAATGGATCCCCAACTATGTTCTGAAGCTGCAGCAATAACGATTGAACAGTCTAATTCCGGTTTATGGTTTGATCTGCGATATGCAAGAATAACTGCATCAAAGATTTATGATGCAGCACACTGCAAAAAATCAGATGATTCCCTGGTTAACCAAATACTTGGTGTAACCAAACTTCCTGCTACAGAAGCCATGTCTCGAGGAAAAAGTCTTGAGGATGCTGTAATTAAAgctatagaaaaaaaattaaagatgaaACTCAGTCATATTGGGTTACAATTAAATCACAGGCATCCAATATTTGGGGCTTCTCCAGATGCTATATCTGAAGAATTTGTAGTTGAAATAAAATGTCCTCAATCTGAGAAAACTATTTGTaactatttaacaaaaaatatggaaaTTACAGCAAAATACAAAGCTCATGTGCAGCTACAGATGTTTCTATGTAAGAAACAAAAAGCATTATTTTGTGTTGCAGATCCTAATTTTgaggaaaatttaaaattttttgatatatgGGTACCATATGATGAAGAATACATAAAGATGTTAATGGATGCTGCAGAAAACTTCTGGCAACATAATATATTTACACATTTATGTAACTCattcaaaaaatga